One window from the genome of Cyclobacterium amurskyense encodes:
- a CDS encoding 50S ribosomal protein L25/general stress protein Ctc, which produces MKSIEIIGFKRANLDRRSLDAIRDEGNVPCVVYGPGIKEQIHFTSPAILFRDLIYTPEVHMVDLNIEGTIIKAILREAQFHPVSEVLLHADFLAFSDEKAIKMEIPVRPYGSSPGIIKGGKLEIKTRTLLVKGLANDLPDEIPFDISTLELGKSVKVADLSVEKFELLNSPNVTIATIGIPRALRGKKGEEETEN; this is translated from the coding sequence ATGAAATCAATTGAGATTATAGGGTTTAAAAGAGCAAATCTCGACAGAAGATCTCTTGACGCAATCCGTGACGAAGGAAATGTTCCTTGTGTAGTTTACGGACCAGGCATCAAAGAACAAATTCACTTCACTTCTCCTGCAATTCTATTCAGGGACTTGATTTACACACCAGAAGTTCACATGGTGGATCTTAATATCGAAGGTACTATTATTAAAGCCATCCTTAGAGAAGCACAATTTCACCCAGTAAGTGAAGTATTGCTTCATGCTGATTTTTTAGCATTCAGTGATGAAAAAGCCATTAAAATGGAAATCCCTGTTAGACCTTATGGTTCTTCTCCAGGTATTATCAAAGGTGGTAAACTTGAGATCAAAACCAGAACCCTTTTGGTAAAAGGATTGGCAAATGATCTTCCTGATGAAATTCCTTTTGATATTTCTACTCTTGAATTGGGTAAATCTGTAAAAGTAGCTGATTTGAGTGTTGAGAAATTTGAATTACTTAACAGTCCAAATGTAACTATCGCTACCATTGGTATCCCTAGAGCATTGAGAGGCAAAAAAGGTGAAGAAGAGACAGAAAATTGA